A stretch of Anaeromyxobacter dehalogenans 2CP-1 DNA encodes these proteins:
- a CDS encoding tetratricopeptide repeat protein, with product MTAKETTNRILGELRRAYQLAEEQRAPEALEIYRGLIAEARQAGLDSAHLHWACAVAADYTGELEMAFEQITTAIAKDPLAPPFRHSFDLISRHLRAALADPERDADDPSTPRLYALLQRSDEADVGAHLAMARFHLAKGHAAEARAMLDAVTLLHPAAREAWELLGRVAREAGDAATAERARLEASALGDGELPFAIPGPASA from the coding sequence GAGACGACGAACCGGATCCTGGGCGAGCTGCGCCGCGCCTACCAGCTGGCGGAGGAGCAGCGCGCGCCGGAGGCGCTCGAGATCTACCGCGGCCTGATCGCCGAGGCGCGCCAGGCGGGCCTCGACTCGGCGCACCTGCACTGGGCCTGCGCGGTGGCGGCCGACTACACGGGGGAGCTGGAGATGGCGTTCGAGCAGATCACCACCGCGATCGCGAAGGACCCGCTGGCGCCGCCGTTCCGCCACTCCTTCGACCTCATCAGCCGCCACCTCCGCGCGGCGCTCGCCGACCCGGAGCGCGACGCGGACGATCCGTCCACGCCGCGCCTCTACGCGCTGCTGCAGCGCTCGGACGAGGCGGACGTGGGGGCGCACCTCGCCATGGCGCGCTTCCACCTGGCGAAGGGCCACGCGGCGGAGGCGCGGGCGATGCTCGACGCGGTGACCTTGCTCCACCCCGCGGCGCGCGAGGCGTGGGAGCTGCTGGGCCGCGTGGCCCGCGAGGCGGGCGACGCCGCGACCGCGGAGCGGGCGCGCCTCGAGGCGTCCGCGCTCGGCGACGGCGAGCTGCCGTTCGCGATCCCGGGGCCGGCGTCGGCGTGA
- a CDS encoding B12-binding domain-containing radical SAM protein, producing the protein MAGCDVVLVGYEDEENLGLRYLAAYLAQAGVTVDLAPYRAGVRRELLAYLRARRPRLVGFSLIFQGMLPDFADLVAYLRANGVAAHFTMGGHFPSLAWERTLALVPGLDTVVRHEGELTLLELVRALDQPARWRAIPGLAFRDHGVPAATPARPLVPTLDALPFPVRRRETLAARGVGIASLVASRGCYYDCSFCSVQTFYGEPPGPRRRTRSPGNVADEMQALHDGKGVRVFIFKDDDLATRGPRARGWIEAFARELEVRRLGRRIAWRISCRVDDLDADLLRRLRGVGLTWVYLGIESGSEQGLRTCNKRFTVDAVRRGVALLRRLRLAFDYGFMLLDPDSTFASVRESVGFLEDLGRRGDASVHFTKMFPYVGTAIAARLAAEGRLAGTDAAPDYAFRDPRLDLLQGFLSEAFHERNFGPTGLVSASRMAAFDLELATRFGGGASDGTRAYRASIRALTAEGNAIAISAVRRALDVLEARSVDGCVAAWPALLELARRAREADLDLAGRLREVMADNGHDAPRPRALLSAKRPARRRPAARRVRPPEGRASARARRGTGAGARRGAGWRG; encoded by the coding sequence ATGGCGGGCTGCGACGTCGTCCTGGTCGGCTACGAGGACGAGGAGAACCTCGGCCTGCGGTACCTCGCCGCCTACCTCGCGCAGGCGGGCGTGACGGTGGACCTCGCGCCCTACCGCGCGGGCGTCCGCCGGGAGCTGCTCGCCTACCTGCGCGCGCGCCGTCCCCGGCTGGTGGGGTTCTCGCTCATCTTCCAGGGGATGCTCCCGGACTTCGCCGACCTCGTCGCGTACCTTCGCGCGAACGGCGTCGCCGCCCACTTCACCATGGGCGGCCACTTCCCCAGCCTCGCCTGGGAGCGCACGCTGGCGCTGGTCCCGGGGCTGGACACGGTGGTCCGCCACGAGGGCGAGCTCACGCTGCTCGAGCTGGTGCGCGCGCTCGACCAGCCGGCGCGCTGGCGCGCGATCCCCGGCCTCGCGTTCCGCGACCACGGCGTCCCCGCCGCGACGCCGGCGCGGCCGCTCGTCCCGACGCTCGACGCGCTGCCGTTCCCCGTGCGCCGGCGCGAGACGCTCGCCGCCCGCGGCGTGGGCATCGCCTCGCTGGTGGCGAGCCGCGGCTGCTACTACGACTGCTCGTTCTGCTCGGTCCAGACGTTCTACGGCGAGCCGCCGGGTCCGCGCCGGCGCACCCGCTCGCCGGGCAACGTGGCGGACGAGATGCAGGCGCTGCACGACGGCAAGGGCGTGCGGGTCTTCATCTTCAAGGACGACGACCTCGCCACCCGCGGCCCGCGGGCGCGCGGGTGGATCGAGGCGTTCGCGCGCGAGCTGGAGGTGCGACGGCTCGGCCGGCGCATCGCCTGGCGCATCTCCTGCCGCGTGGACGACCTCGACGCGGACCTGCTCCGCCGGCTCCGGGGGGTCGGGCTGACGTGGGTGTACCTCGGCATCGAGTCGGGCTCGGAGCAGGGCCTGCGCACGTGCAACAAGCGCTTCACGGTGGACGCCGTCCGGCGCGGGGTCGCGCTGCTGCGCCGCCTCCGGCTGGCGTTCGACTACGGCTTCATGCTGCTCGACCCGGACTCCACCTTCGCGTCGGTGCGGGAGAGCGTGGGCTTCCTCGAGGACCTGGGCCGCCGCGGCGACGCCTCGGTCCACTTCACCAAGATGTTCCCGTACGTCGGGACCGCGATCGCGGCGCGGCTCGCGGCGGAGGGCCGGCTCGCGGGCACCGACGCGGCGCCGGACTACGCGTTCCGGGACCCGCGGCTGGACCTGCTCCAGGGGTTCCTGTCGGAGGCGTTCCACGAGCGCAACTTCGGGCCGACCGGCCTGGTGAGCGCGAGCCGCATGGCCGCGTTCGACCTCGAGCTCGCGACCCGTTTCGGCGGCGGCGCGAGCGACGGCACCCGCGCCTACCGCGCCTCGATCCGCGCGCTCACGGCGGAGGGGAACGCGATCGCGATCTCGGCGGTGCGGCGCGCGCTCGACGTGCTCGAGGCCCGCTCGGTGGACGGGTGCGTCGCCGCCTGGCCGGCGCTGCTCGAGCTGGCCCGCCGCGCCCGCGAGGCGGACCTCGACCTCGCAGGCCGGCTGCGCGAGGTCATGGCCGACAACGGCCACGACGCGCCGCGGCCCCGCGCGCTCCTCAGCGCGAAGCGCCCGGCCCGGCGGCGCCCGGCGGCGAGGCGGGTCCGGCCGCCCGAGGGCCGTGCATCAGCTCGAGCACGGCGCGGTACAGGCGCTGGCGCGCGTCGTGGCGCTGGCTGGCGCGGGTGA
- a CDS encoding aminotransferase class IV family protein produces MSGLLLLEALRWEPAGGWFLLDRHLARLAGAAARFGHPFDPAAVRAALEGAVAGLEGSRKVRLELAADGRLAVEALPLPSSRPLGAALAPDPVDSADAFLRFKTSRREPFERARACHPESDEVILWNERGELTETSTGNLVLERGGRRLTPPASAGLLPGTFRAHLLEAGELEEAALTLGDLSRAERIWQVSSVRGWVELKLEPRGR; encoded by the coding sequence GTGAGCGGGCTCCTGCTGCTGGAGGCGCTGCGGTGGGAGCCGGCGGGCGGCTGGTTCCTGCTCGACCGGCACCTCGCGCGGCTCGCCGGCGCCGCGGCGCGGTTCGGCCATCCCTTCGATCCGGCCGCGGTCCGGGCGGCGCTCGAGGGCGCGGTGGCCGGGCTCGAGGGCTCGCGCAAGGTCCGCCTCGAGCTCGCGGCCGATGGGCGCCTCGCGGTGGAGGCGCTGCCCCTCCCGTCCTCGCGGCCGCTCGGCGCCGCGCTCGCCCCCGACCCGGTGGACTCCGCCGACGCCTTCCTCCGGTTCAAGACCTCGCGGCGCGAGCCGTTCGAGCGCGCCCGCGCCTGCCACCCGGAGTCCGACGAGGTGATCCTCTGGAACGAGCGCGGCGAGCTCACCGAGACCAGCACCGGCAACCTGGTGCTGGAGCGCGGCGGCCGCAGGCTCACCCCGCCTGCGTCCGCCGGGCTCCTGCCCGGCACGTTCCGCGCGCACCTCCTCGAGGCCGGCGAGCTGGAGGAGGCGGCGCTCACGCTGGGTGACCTCTCGCGCGCCGAGCGGATCTGGCAGGTGAGCTCGGTGCGGGGCTGGGTGGAGCTGAAGCTCGAGCCGCGGGGGCGGTGA
- the pabB gene encoding aminodeoxychorismate synthase component I yields MLAPRAVTFQAAVEALELGVEGFERCVDALRRRPGLVLLDSRAVDGRLGRFSFACFDPFATLVARDGQVELRRWTGERATLRGKVLDVVERLLAAHRLEVDAGGLPAPFVGGAAGYLGYGLAGELERLPRAARDASGAPDAVLGLYDRVLVLDRGAGRAYLACLASPDLPGRAPLGEVRRAVLEAARRGTAPDDAAPDDAAPDEPLSRDLTRDAYLAAVRRIQDHVAAGDAYQVNFTGRWFAPARGRDPWALHRRLMRLNPAPFAAWLGFDAVQVSCASPERFLRVDGAEVETRPIKGTAPRGATPEEDARLRAALLASAKDRAELAMIVDVARNDLGRVCAPGSVRVDAFPEVERHPSVHHLVATVRGRLAPGRGVCDLLRAAFPAASITGAPKIRAMEIVDELEPVARGVYTGSIGYLGFQGTADLNVAIRTIVVAGGHVHLHAGGGIVADSVPEAEHGEAELKARNLIRAVASWHEVAR; encoded by the coding sequence ATGCTCGCCCCGCGCGCGGTGACCTTCCAGGCGGCGGTCGAGGCGCTCGAGCTCGGCGTCGAGGGCTTCGAGCGGTGCGTGGACGCGCTCCGGCGCAGGCCCGGGCTCGTGCTCCTCGACAGCCGCGCGGTGGACGGCCGCCTGGGGCGGTTCTCGTTCGCCTGCTTCGATCCGTTCGCGACGCTGGTGGCGCGCGACGGCCAGGTCGAGCTGCGACGCTGGACCGGCGAGCGGGCCACCCTCCGCGGCAAGGTGCTCGACGTCGTCGAACGGCTCCTCGCGGCGCACCGCCTCGAGGTGGACGCGGGCGGGCTTCCCGCGCCGTTCGTGGGCGGGGCCGCCGGTTACCTCGGGTACGGGCTCGCGGGTGAGCTGGAGCGCCTGCCACGCGCCGCGCGCGACGCGAGCGGCGCCCCGGACGCCGTGCTCGGCCTCTACGATCGCGTGCTCGTGCTCGATCGCGGCGCGGGCCGGGCGTACCTCGCCTGCCTCGCCTCGCCCGACCTCCCGGGCCGCGCGCCCCTCGGCGAGGTCCGGCGCGCGGTGCTCGAGGCTGCGCGGCGGGGCACCGCGCCCGACGACGCGGCGCCGGACGACGCGGCGCCGGACGAGCCGCTCTCGCGCGACCTGACGCGCGACGCGTACCTCGCGGCGGTGCGGCGCATCCAGGACCACGTCGCCGCCGGCGACGCGTACCAGGTGAACTTCACCGGGCGGTGGTTCGCGCCGGCGCGCGGGCGCGATCCCTGGGCGCTCCACCGCCGCCTCATGCGGCTCAACCCGGCGCCCTTCGCGGCCTGGCTCGGCTTCGACGCCGTGCAGGTGTCGTGCGCCTCCCCGGAGCGCTTCCTGCGGGTGGACGGCGCCGAGGTGGAGACGCGGCCGATCAAGGGGACCGCGCCACGCGGGGCGACGCCGGAGGAGGACGCGCGCCTGCGGGCGGCGCTGCTCGCGAGCGCGAAGGACCGCGCCGAGCTGGCCATGATCGTGGACGTGGCGCGGAACGACCTCGGGCGCGTGTGCGCGCCCGGCTCGGTGCGGGTGGACGCGTTCCCCGAGGTCGAGCGCCACCCCTCGGTCCACCACCTCGTCGCGACCGTGCGCGGCCGGCTCGCGCCCGGACGCGGCGTCTGCGACCTCCTGCGCGCCGCGTTCCCCGCCGCCTCGATCACCGGCGCGCCCAAGATCCGCGCCATGGAGATCGTGGACGAGCTGGAGCCGGTCGCGCGGGGCGTGTACACCGGCAGCATCGGCTACCTCGGCTTCCAGGGCACCGCGGACCTGAACGTCGCCATCCGCACGATCGTCGTCGCGGGCGGCCACGTGCACCTGCACGCCGGCGGCGGCATCGTGGCCGACTCCGTGCCCGAGGCGGAGCACGGCGAGGCGGAGCTGAAGGCGCGCAACCTCATCCGCGCCGTCGCGAGCTGGCACGAGGTGGCGAGGTGA